GGTATTCGGGGGGCGGGCCCTTCGCCCGTGCGGCGCCTTGTGCTGGACCGGTACGCACTTCTGGAGCGTTTCCAAGGGGGCATGGCAGAAGTCTGGAAAGCGCACGACCAACGGCTCGACCGCATGGTCGTGGCCAAATTCCTGCGGGTCACGGACCGGGGCACCCACCCCGCCCTCCGCTTCCTGCGCGAGGCGAAGATCCTGGCCGCCATCGACGACCCCCGGATCGTGCGGGTGCACGATGTGGACGAGGCCCGGATCGACGGCTCCTGGCACCTCTATCTGATCACCCAGTACGTCGAGGGGCAGACCCTGCGCGCCCTGGTCCCCAAGGGCCACCGGCTGGCGGTGGCCCAGGCACTGCGCTGGGCCGCCGAACTCTGCGAGGCGCTGGTCCCGGTCCACGCCCGGGACCTGGTCCACCGCGACATCAAGCCGACGAACGTCATGATCCGCGCCACCGGAGCCGGAACGAGAGCCGGAACCGGCACCCCGTCAGGCACCGGCGCCGGGCCCGCGGCCCCCCAGGACAGCCTGGTCTTACTGGACTTCGGCATCGCCCGCTCGTACACGCTCTTCGGCGACCTCGGTTATGGGGCCGGAGTCACCGGCTACGCCCAACTCGTGGGCACCCCCGAGTACATGGCCCCCGAGTGCTTCCTCCAGGAGCCCATCGGTCCGGCCACCGACCTGTACGCCGTCGGCTGCGTCCTCTTCGAGATGCTCACAGGCCGCCAGCCCTACGTCGCGCCCGACGACTACGGCGCCCTCGTCTCGCTCCACTGCCGCGCCCCCGTCCCCTCCGTCCGCGCCCTGCGCCCGGAGGTGCCGCCCGCCGTGGACCACCTGGTCACCCGGCTGCTCACCAAGAACCCCGGCGAACGCCCCGCCGACGCCCGGGAGATCGCGGGGCTGCTGCGCGGGCTCAGCGTGGCCGTCGTACCGCGCCCCACCGTCGTCATCGGCCCGCCCACCCCGCCGCCGCCCGGACCGCCGCCGGGGCCCCCGGCCGATCCGGCCCGGGAGGTGGAGACCCGGTGCAACGCCGTACTGGAGTCGACCGACCGGGATACCGAGGCCGCGACGGCCGAGCGGGTGCGGCAGCTGAGCGACGTACTCGCCTTCGCGCACGCCACGCTCCCCGCCGACCACCGCGGAATCTGGCTCGTCGTCCTGCACCTCGCCCAGGCCCTGGCCCGGGCCGGGCGCCCCGCGGCCGCCGCCGAGCGGCTCGCACCGGTGGCCGCGCGGGCCCGCCAGGTGCTCGGGGCGGACGACCAGCTGGCCGTCGTGTGCGCCCTCAACCTCGCCCGCTACATCGGCGAGTCCGGCCATCCGCGCCCGGCCGCCCAGCACCTGCTCGAACTGCGCGCCGCCGTCTCCGGGGTCCTGGCCGCCACCGACCCGAAGCTGTCGGAGATCCGCTACGACCAGGCCCACTGGCTGGCCGCGGCCGGTGAGACCCAGCGCGCCGCCGCCGAGTTCGAGGCCCTGTACGCCGACCACTGGACGGCGTACGGCCCGGACCACCCGCAGACCGTCCGCCTGCGCGAACTGATCGCCCGCACCCGGGCCTGACGCGCCACCGATCCACCGCGCCACCGATCCATCGCACCTTCAGGGAGGGGATGAAGACCATGGCAGACATGTACGACCTCAACGCGATCCGGGACAGCTTCTTCGCCAGCCAGTCCAAGAGCACGGCGGGGCAGCAAGAGGTCTATGTGGACCGCGAGGGCAAGGTCCGGCTCGGGACCGGCGGCGAGAACGACGCCCCGCTCTCCAGAGTCCCGCAGAGCACCTTCGCCGCCGCCACCGGAGCCAACGCGGCCCGGCTGGAGCGCGAACGCCGGGTGGTCGAGACCAAACTGCCCGCCAACACCTACTACGAGGACACCCCGGGCGCCGAGGGCTGGGTCTACGAGATCACCACGATGTTCGAGCACCGGTATGTGATGTGCGCGCGCTTCGACGGGGTCGAGTACCAAGTCCGCCTGATCGAACCGGCACTGGAGACGCTGCCCACCCACGACCAGCACGGCTTCCACCTCTACCACAGCGGGAAGATCTGCCTTTCCGAGCGCTCCGGTTCGGGCCAGCCCACCCTCCAGGAGGCGTACGCGCGCTCGGCGACCTGGGCGCTCGGAGTCGATTTCGTCCGCATGGGACGCCCCTTCCCGTTCAACCGCAAGCAGTAGGGACCGATGCCGTGCTGCCCGTACATGTCTTCGACTACGTGATCCACCAGGTGGGGCGGGACATCGGGCGGACCCGGCCCGAGCAGGGCGGCGCCCTGCTCGGGCTGCGCGGGCGCGACGTGCTGACCGCCTTCGTCCACGACGCGCGCGCCCGGGTGACCCAGGTGGAGTACCGCAACACCGCATGGCTGCTGGACGAGATAGGGCGGATGGAGGGAGCCGGTCCGGTCCGCTTCAAGGGCATCGTCCACTCGCACCCGTCGGGCATGCCACGGCCCTCCCGGCAGGACCACCGCGAGTACGGCCGCACCCTGGACGCGGTGCCCGACCTCGGGCGCTACCTCGCGCCGATCGTCACCCACGACGTCACCACCCCCGGCGAGCGGCACGAGCTGTTCACCGACACCGCCCGGATCTCCTTCTTCGGCGCGATGTGGAGCGAGCGCGGCGTCCGGCTGGAACCGATGCGTCCGGTGGTCGTGCCGCTGGCCGGCGCGCTCCGCCACGCCGGGCTGTCCTGGTCCGACTCCTTCCCGGTCACCTGCCTGGTGGGCGGGGTGCCCGGGGTACGGGTCCCGCTGCCCCCGGGCCGCTCGGGCACCCCGCGCCACCTCTTCGTCACGGCCGACTTCCCGGTGGCCCCGCCGCTGCTGCTGGAGGAGGCCGGGGCGGACGGGCCGCACCCCGAGCTGATCGTGCGGGAGCTGGGCTGGGACCCGCGGATCCCGGACCAGGACCGGCTGCGGGAGTCGCTCGGAGCCCTGGGGGCCCTGGAAGCCCGTACGACCGCACCCGGGACGGGCGCCCCACGCGTCAACGGTGCCGGGCAGCCGGGACGGCGTACGTCCTCCCCCTCGTCCCCGTCCCCGTCCCCGTCCACGCCCGAGCCGGTACGCGGCACCGCGCCCGCGCCGCTCCCGGCCGCCCGGGAGCCGCTCGCCCCGGATTCCCGCCCGCCGGATTCCTTCGCCCAGCACGGCCCGTACGGCCCGTACGTTCCACAGGACCCGCAGGCCCCACTCGTCCCGCAGGCCCCACTCGTCCCGGATGTTTCGCTCGTCCCGGATGTTTCGGAGAAGCCCCCGCCGCCCTCCGCCCCGGGCCCCGGCCGGATGCGCCGGCTCGTCTACCGGACCGGGATCGGCCGGGCCCGGGCCGCGCGCGCCGGGCTCTTCGCCCGCACCCAGGGGCTGCTCTCCCCCGCGCTCGCAGACACCCACGTCCTGCTGGTCGGGGTCGGCTCCGTCGGCAGCTACCTCGCCGAGGTGCTCGTCCGCTCCGGGGTGGGCCGGCTCACCCTGGTCGACCCCGACCGGGTCGAACCGGCCAACCTGGGCCGGTCGTTGTTCGGCGTGCGCGACATCGGCCGCAACAAGGCCAAGGCCACCGCCCGGCGGCTGCGCAAGATCAACCCGAAGCTCAAGGTCACCGTCCTGGCCAAGGACGTCGCCTCCCTCGACGACCACCACTGGCACCAGCGGATCTCCGACGCCCGGCTCGTGGTCGCCGCCACCGACGACAACCACGCGCAGCAACGCCTCAACCACCTCTCCTACTTCCTGCGCCGCCCGGCCGTCTTCATCGGCCTGTACGACGGCGCGGCGGGCGGCGAGGTCGTCTTCACCACCCCCGGCTCGCCCTGCTGGTCGTGCGCGACCGGCGGGGTCCGCGAATCCCTGGGCGAGCTGGGCCACCAGCCGCGCACGGACTACGGCACCGGCCGCCTGTACGCCGTACCCGGGCTGCTCACCGACATCCAGCACCTGACCGCGGCGGCGGCGAAGATCGTGCTGGCCCTGCTGCACGAGGGCGGCGGCCCGGAGCGGGTCGGCGGATTCCTCACGGCCCCGCTCCGCAAGAACCTGTCCATGGCCCTGTTCGCCATGGAGCCCGACCACTGGTTCTTCCCGCGGGTGCTCGGCGAGGCCCCCGGCCAGCACGCCTTCCAGAGCATCTGGCTGCGCACCGGGCGCCGGCCCGACTGCCCGGTCTGCGGGGACCCTTCGCTGCGCAGCGACCCCCGCGAGTACGGCGGGCGGGCGGGCGACGACGCCGAGGTCACCCGGCGCCAGAAGCGCGCCTTCGAGCAACGCCACCACCGCTGAGCAGACCTGGACCGGGCAAGGAGGAAGGGAACACCCATGGGGGACGACACGACCGAGGCGATGCGCCGCGCCCGCGAGGCCCGCCTCAAGTACAACAACGCCGCACCGCCGACCCCGACACCGCCCCCGAAGCCGTCACCCACGCCCACACCCCCACCCACACCCCCACGCACACCCACGCCCCCACGCACACCCGCACCCCCGGTCCCCCCTCGGGTCTCGACCGTGCAGCCGCGTCCGGTGGCGGGCCTCGGCCAGTACGCCGCGTTCGGCCAGGGCGCGGCGCTGGTCCTGTTCCTGTGGCAGATGCTCGCCCTCAGCGGCTGGACGGCCCCGCTGCGCAAGTCGACGGAGCTGTCCCCGCACTGGAGTTACCCGCACCAGCTGGCGGTGAGCGAATTCCGCGCGACGTGGTTCCCCGACCTGCGCGACCTGGTGCTGTACCAGGGGCCGGGGCGGGAGTACCCGTGGCTGTTCCCGGCCATCGCGGTCGTCCTCTACCTGCTGGTCCGGGTGGGCCGCCTGCCGGAGGGTCTGCAGGCCCTGCTGGGCACGCTGATCGGCGCCTACGGCCTGGCGGCCCTCCTCGCGAGCGCCCCGCCCCTGCTCAACCAGTGGCCCCTGGCCCTGGCCCTCGCCACCCTCAGCGCCTGGGCCCTGAACACCCTTTACGTGAGGGAGTGACCGGGCCGGGAGACACGTACGTCAGCCCAGATCATGGAAGTACACGTGGAACGGATCGCGCACGAAGCCCTCGGCCTCGTACAGGCCCTGGGCGACGTGGTTGTCGTACGCCGTCTCCAGCTGGACCCCGGACACCCCGGCCTCCCGCGCCCGCCGCAGGGTCTCCCGCAGCAGCGCCCGCCCCGCCCCGCTCCGCCGCCCGGCCGGGGCGACGTAGAGATCGCTCAGCACCCACATCGGCCGCAGCGCCAGCGACGAGAACGTCCGGTAGACCTGAGCGAACCCCACGGTCCCGCCCCCGTCCCCGCCCTCCACCTCGGCGAGCAGCACGAGCGACTCCCCGTTGCGCATCCGCTCGGCAAGGAACTCCCGCGCCGCCCCGGCATCCGCGACGGTCACCTCGTAGAAGTCGAGGTACCCCCGGAACAACCCGGCAGCCACCTCCACATCCCCGCTCGTGGCCTCCCGCACCACAACCCGCTCGCCCATGCCCACTCCTTGCGTCGCGTGCCTGCCTGCCTGCCTGCGTCAGGGCATAAGAAAAACCCCAGGTCACGGCGAGTGAGTCCTGAGGTTCTTCTAGAGCCGCCTTCGGGATTCGAACCCGAGACCTACGCATTACGAGTGCGTTGCTCTGGCCAACTGAGCTAAGGCGGCACCGCTGGGAAGACAAGAATTTCCCTGGTGGGAGGCTCTCATCAGCAGCGGCGCCAAGTCTACAGGGTTAAACCGGGTGCCCCGAACCGGGTCGGCCGGGGGTGGTGGAGGGGGTGGCGGAGGGGGTCAGCACTTCTTGCCGTTCTGGGGCGGGGTGCCGTCCAGGAGGTACTGGTTGATCGCCGTGTCGATGCAGTCGCTGCCGCGGCCGTAGGCCGTGTGGCCGTCGCCGTCGTAGGTGAGCAGGACTCCGGAGTCGAGCTGGGAGGCGAGGGCCTGGGCCCACTTGTACGGGGTCGCCGGGTCCCGGACGGTGCCGACGACCACGATCGGGGCCGCGCCCTTCGCCTGCGCGCGATGCGCCGTGCCGGTCGCCTTGACCGGCCAGTACGCGCAGTTCAGCGAGGCCCAGGCGAGGCCCGCGCCGAAGACCGGGGAGGCCTTCTCGAAGGAGGGCAGGGCCTTCTCCACGTCCTGCGGGCCGGCGAAGGCGGGGGGCTGGTCCAGGCAGTTCACGGCGGCGTTGGCGTACATCAGATTGGCGTACTTGCCGTTCGCGTCGCGCTCGTAGTAGCTGTCCGCGAGCGCGAGCAGCCCCGCGCCCTCGCCGTTCAGGGCGCTCTGCAGCGCCTCGCGCAGCTGCGGCCAGGCCGCCTGGTCGTAGAGCGCCGCGATCACACCGGTCGTCGCGAGGGACTCGCCCAGCGGGCGCGCCGCGTCGCCGCTGGCCACCGGCTGGGCGTCGACCTTGCGGAAGAACTCCTTCAGCTGCGCCGCCACCTCGTCCGGGCTCCCGTGGCCGAGCGGGCAGTCGGGCTGCTTCGCGCAGTCCTGGGCGAAGGAGCGGAACGCCGTCTCGAAGCCCTCCGTCTGATCCCGGTTCAGCTCCAGCGCCGGGCGCGCCGGGTCCATGGCGCCGTCCAGGACGAGGCGCCCGACCCGGCTGGGGAAGAGGTCCGCGTACGTCGCCCCGAGGAAGGTGCCGTACGAGGCCCCGACGTACGTCAGCTTCTCGTCGCCGAGGACCGCGCGCAGCACGTCCATGTCCTTGGCCGCCTCCACCGTCGAGACGTGCGGCAGCATCCGGCTGGACTTCTCGGCGCAGCCCGCGGCGAACTCCTTGAAGGCCGTCGCCAGCTTCGCCTGCTCCGCCGCGTCGTCCGGGGTCTGGTCCACCTGGGTGAAGGCGTCCATCCGCGGGCCGGTCAGACAGTCCACCGGGGCACTGCGGGCCACGCCGCGCGGGTCGAAGGACACCATGTCGTACTGGGCGCGCACGGGCGCCGGGTAGCCGATGCCCGCGTACGCCTGGAGGTACCCGATGCCGGAGCCGCCCGGGCCGCCCGGGTTGACCAGCAGCGAACCGAGCCGCTTCCCGGGGCCGGTCGCCACCTTGCGGGAGACCGCGATCTCGATGTCCTGGCCGTTTCCGGGGTGCGCGTAGTCCAGCGGGGCCTTCATCGTGGAGCACTGGAACCCCGGCGCACCGCAGTCGCGCCACTTCAGCTTCTGCGCGTAGTACGGGGCCAGGGCGGCCGGGGTCGCCGTGGGCTCGGGGGCCTCGGCGCTCGCTCCCGGGCTCGCCCCGGTGGCCGTGCCCGGGCCCTTCGGCGAGGCGGCCCCCGAGGAGGACGCGGCCGCGCGGGGGCCAGAACTTCCCGAGGTGCACCCGGAGAGCAGCAGCCCGGCGGCGGCGATCACGGTTCCGGTGGTGCGCAGCAGGCGACTCGTGTCCATCTCCGGAGCGTACGGCCTGCCCGGTGCCCGGGAGACGGAGGCCGCGCCCGGTCCGGAGGGTGACGCGGCACGCGCGGGACCCGCCGCACCGGCGAGGCGGGGCCCTCGCGGTTCCAGCCGCGTCGCGCCCGTACGGGTGAGCCGGTCAACCGGCGGCCCCGGCGTCCCCCGTCACCACCCGTGTCCGGGCGCTACCCCTACCCGGGCGCCACCCGTGCTCCGGCGAGCGCTCAGCCCGCGCGCAGCGCCATCGTCATCGCCTCGACCGCGAGGAGCGGGGACACATTGCGGTCCAGTGCCTCCCGGCACGCGATGATCCCCTCGATGCGGCGCAGGGTCCGCTCCGGGCCCGACGCTCGGGCGACCCGGTCGAGGTCCGGACGTATCTCCTCATTGGCGATGGCCAGTCCGGAGCCGAGCTGGAGCGCCAGCACGTCCCGGTAGAAGCCGATCAGGTCGGTGAGGGCCAGATCGAGGGTGTCGCGCTGGGTCCTGGTGCGGCGGCGCTTCTGCCGGTCCTCCAGGTCCTTCATCACGCCCGCCGTGCCGCGCGGCATCCGGCCGCCGGTGCCCGCGGCGGCGCCCATCGCGGCACGCAGCTCCTCGGTCTCCTTGACGTCCACTTCCTCGGCCACCTGCTTGGCGTCCTCGGCGGCGGCGTCCACCAGCTCCTGGGCGGCCTTGAGGCAGGCCCCCACGTCGTCCACCCGGAGCGGCAGCTTGAGCACGGCGGCCCGGCGGCTACGGGCCCGCTCGTCCGTGGCGAGCCGCCGGGCCCGGCCGATGTGCCCCTGCGTCGCGCGGGCGGCCGCGGCGGCCACCTCGGGCTCGATGCCGTCCCGCCGGACCAGCACGTCGGCGACGGCGGCGACGGACGGGGTGCGCAGCGTCAGATGGCGGCAGCGGGACCGGATGGTGGGGAGCACGTCCTCCAGCGAGGGCGCGCACAGCAGCCACACCGTGCGCGGAGCGGGCTCCTCGACGGCCTTCAGCAGGACGTTCCCCGCGCCCTCGGTGAGCCGGTCGGCGTCCTCCAGGACGATGACCTGCCAGCGGCCCACGGCCGGGGACAGCTGGGCCCGGCGGACCAGGTCCCGGGTGTCCTTCACGCCGATGGAGAGGAGGTCGGTACGGACGATCTCGACATCGGAATGGGTGCCGACCACGGTGGTGTGGCAGCCGTCGCAGAAGCCACAGCCCGGTTCACCGCCGAGTGCCCGGTCCGGGCTGGTGCACTGCAGGGCCGCGGCGAAGGCCCGGGCGGCGGTGGACCGGCCGGATCCGGGCGGCCCCGTGAACAGCCAGGCGTGGGTCATCTTGGACGCGGTCGCCGACTCGACGCCCGCGGCGTCGGCCGTGACCAGGGCGTCGGCATCGCGGGCGGCGGCGGCCAGCTGCGTCTGCACGCGCTCCTGGCCCACCAGGTCGTCCCATACGGGCATGCCGCCCACCGCCTTTCTCTCTTTGTGCGTTCAGTCGGTCACTCACCGCTGCCACGCTCACCATTGTGGCGGGGGCCACTGACAATCCCGGCCGACGGGCCTCGCGGCCCGCCCGGCGGGTGCGGTCAGCGGCGGCGCGGGCGGCCCTCGTCGTCGTCCTCGTCGCGCCCGCGCGGGCCGAGCAGCTCGTCCGCGAGGGTCGGCAGATCGTCCATCGGAGTCTCCTCCGCCCACTCCGGGCGCCGGCGGGGATGGCCGGAGGCGTCGACGACCGGCAGCTCCCGGGTGACGTCATTGCCGTTGCCGCCGCTGTCGCCGCCGTGGCCACGGCCCTGGTCGGCCGCCGAATCCCGGAAGATCCGCTGCGGTACCCGGGCCGTCGGGTCGGAGCTGTGGATCGGCGGCAGCACGGCCGTCTCCTCGTTCGGGGAGACCGGGCGCGCGGAGGCCGGCGGCGGGGTGAACTTCGGGACCGGCACCGTCTCGGTGATGTCGTCCGGCTTCACCACCGGGGTGACCACCGTGATCGCGTCCGCCGGATGCGCGTCCGCGACCGGATCCGCGGCCCGTTCCGCGACCGGCTCCGGCCCCTTGACCATGTCCACGCGCCGCGCGGGCGCCTCGGCGGCGGCCTTCGCGGACGTCGCGGCCGTCGCGGCGGCGGCAGCGGCGCTCTCGGCGGCAGCCTTCGCCGCGGCATCGGCGGCGGCCTTCGCGGCCTCGGCGGCCACAGCCGCCGCGGCGGCCTCGGCCAGCCGCCGCGCCTCCTCCGCCCTCAGCAGGGACTCCTCGGCCCGCCGCTGCTTCTCCAGCCGCCGTTCCTCGGCCTCGGCGCGCAGCCGGGCCTCCTCCTCCGCCTGCTTGCGCAGCCGCGCCTGCTCCACCTCGCGGGCCTTCTCCTCGGCCTCCGCACGCAGCCGCTCGGCCTCGGCCCGGGCCCGGGCCTCCTCCTCGGCGCGCAGCCGCTCCTCCTGCGCCTTGCGGGCGGCCTCCGCCTCGGCCTCGATCCGCGCGGCCTCTTCCTCGCGTGCCTTGCGGGCCTCTTCCTCGGCCCGCAGCCGTGCTTCCTCAGCGCGCAGCCGTGCTTCCTCGGCCTTGCGCGCGGCCTCCGCCTCGGCGGCCCGCCGCGCTTCCTCCTCCGCCAGGCGGCGCGCCTCGATCTGCGCGGCCACCTCGGCCTCGGACAGCGGAAGCATCCGGTCCATGCGGTGCCGGACGACCGTGGCCACCGACTCCGGGTCCTGGCCCGCGTCCACCACCAGGTAACGCCCGGGATCGGACGCCGCCAGGGTCAGGAATCCGGCCCGCACCCGCTGGTGGAACTCCTGGGGCTCCGATTCCAGCCGGTCCGGCGCCTCCGTGAACCGCTCCCGCGCCGTCTCCGGGGAGACGTCCAGCAGGATCGTCAGGTTCGGGACCAGCCCGTCGGTGGCCCAGCGCGAGATCCGGGCGATCTCGGTCGGGGACAGGTCGCGGCCCGCGCCCTGGTAGGCGACGGACGAGTCGATGTAGCGGTCGGAGATGACGACCGCGCCGCGCTCCAGGGCGGGCCGGACCACGGTGTCCACGTGCTCCGCCCGGTCGGCGGCGTACAGCAGTGCCTCGGCGCGGTTCGAGAGACCGGCGGAGGAGACGTCCAGCAGGATCGAGCGCAGCCGCTTGCCCACCGGGGTCGCCCCCGGCTCGCGCGTGACGACGACCTCGTGGCCCTTGCCCCGTATCCACTCGGCGAGCTTCTCCACCTGGGTGGACTTCCCGGCGCCGTCGCCGCCCTCCAGGGCGATGAAGAAGCCGGTGCCGGAGGCGGCCTGGACCGGCTCGCCGCCGCGCAGCGCCTCGCGCAGGTCCCGGCGCAGCGGGACGCCCCGGCGGTCGTCCGCCTTGATCAGCACGATCACGGCCACGGGCAGCAGCAGCGCGCCGACCAGCATGAGCACGAAGGCCGCGCCGCCGTGGTCGAAGACGACCCGGCCGGCCGCCAGCCGGTGCGGGCCGATCAGCGCGGCCAGCGCCGGGGCGCCGACGGCGCCGAGGCCGACCGCGACCCGGACCGTGGCGTGCAGGTGCTCGGTGACCCGGGCCCGGCGGAACTCCTCGGTCTCCTGGTCCAGCAGGGTGTGCCCGGTGTTGGCCGCCACCCCCGCGCCGGTCCCGGCGAGCAGGGTCAGGAACAGGACGGTCGCGGTGTCCGCGACCAGTCCGGTCAGCAGCAGGGCGAGCCCGGTGACGGCGAGCGCGAGGGCCAGCAGACGGCGCCGCGAGAGCGCGGGCAGCATCTTCCCGGCCTGGGTGAGGCGGATCCCGGCGGCGGTGCCGCCGGCCAGCGCGAGCACCAGCAGCGCGAAGGTGGCGGGCCCGCCGGCCAGGTCGTACGCGTGCAGCGCGGACACGCCGACGGCGCAGGCCACGGCTCCGGCGACCGCCGCGCAGGCGAGCACGAGCAGCCGGATGGCGCCCGTACGCCCCTTCTCCGGGCGCTCCCCCGCCTTCGGGGCGCGCAGCCCCTCCAGCGGCGAGCGCGGGCGCGGGGTCTTCGTTCCGGGGAGCACCAGCGGGAGCAGCAGGGAGACGGAGGCGGCGAAGAGTCCGGCGGCGACGTACGAACCCAGCGCGGCCTGGTTGGCCGCAAACCAGTCCACCCCGAGGCCGATCGCCCGGCCGACCAGGGTGGCCGCGAGCAGCGCGGCGGCGGCGATCGGCAGCGTGGCGAACGCCGTGCGCAGGGTCAGCCTGCGCAGGGTGTCGAGGTGGTCGGGCAGCGGCCGTACGGTCGCGCCCTCGGGCGGCGGCCCGGGCAGCAGGGCCGGAGCCGCGCTCTCCTTGGCCAGGGTCCACAGGCGCTCGGCGGCGCCGGAGACGAAGACGGTGGCGAGCAGCACGGTCAGCGCGTGCTCCGGGAGCCAGTCGAGCCACAGCGGGGCCACGACGAACAGCGCGATGCGCACCCCGTCGGCGCCGACCATGGTCCAGCGGCGGTCGAGCTTGCCGCCCGGCGCCGTGAGCTTGGTCAGCGGGCCGAGCAGCACCGCGCCGCACAGCACCGTGGCCAGGACGCGGACGCCGAGGACGGCCGCGACGGCGAGCGCGGGGCCGCGCGGGCCGCCACCGAACGAGCCCTCCGAGACGGCGGCCTGGAGCGCCAGCAGGACCAGCACCAGCAGCGCGAGCATGTCGCCGATGCCGCTCACCAGCTGGGCGCTCCACAGGCGGCGCAGCCTGGGGGTGCGCAGCAGGGCGCGCACCGCGCGCTCGCGGGAGTCCGCGGCGAGGGCTTCGTCGTAGGTGGGGGCGGAAGGGGTCTCGGGGGCCGTGACGACCGTCGGCTGCTCGGCTCGCGTCATCCGCCCAGCCTATCCGCTGCGCTTGGCGGGTGCGGAGGGCTGTGGACAAGGCCCCCGTGCACCCGCCCCCGGCGGCCCCGGCGCCCGCTGCGGGCGGCTGCGGCCCGCTGCGGGTCGGGCCGCGCCCGGGCCCGGCGGCTGCGGGCGGGGGTCGGGCTGCGGGGCCCGCGGCGGGTGCGGCCCGTAGACCCGCGGCTGCGGGCGGGGTGGGGCCGGGCAGGAGGGTCTCCTCGGCTCGCGAGCCCTGAGCGGGTCGGAGTGACTCGGGGTGGTGGGCTCGCTCGGCCTGCGGGGACCCACCTGCCCGTCCCCACCCCTCGGCCCGTCGGAGCCGTTCGGGACGGTTCACTCGCCCGACCTGCCGGGACGGAGGGGCTGCGGGGACGGACGAGGGCCCCGCGCTGGTGCGCGGGGCCCTCGGTACGGCTGCCGACAGCGGCTATTCGTCCGTCGCCGGGGTCGCGGCGGCGGTCTTCTTCGTCGCCGTCTTCTTCGCCGTCGCGGTCGTCTTCTTCGCCGTCGTCGTCTTCTTCGCGGCCGTCTTCTTGGCCGTCGTCGTCTTCTTGGCCGCGGTCGCCTTCTTGGCCGGGGCCTTCTTGGCGGTCTTCTTCGCCGGCGCCTTCGCCCGCTTCTCCGCGAGCAGCTCGTAGCCCCGCTCCGGCGTGATCGTCTCGACGTCGTCGTCCCGCCGCAGCGTCGCGTTCGTCTCGCCGTCCGTCACGTACGGCCCGAAGCGGCCGTCCTTGACCACCACCGGCTTCTCGCTGACCGGGTCGGTGCCCAGCTCCTTCAGCGGCGGCTTGGCCGCGGCCCGGCCGCGCTGCTTGGGCTGGGCGTAGATCGCCAGCGCCGCTTCCAGCGTGATCGAGAAGAGCTGGTCCTCGGTCTCCAGGGAGCGCGAGTCCGTCCCCTTCTTGAGGTACGGGCCGTAGCGGCCGTTCTGCGCGGTGATCTCGACGCCTTCGGCGTCCACGCCGACGACGCGCGGCAGCGACATCAGCTTGAGCGCTTCCTCCAGCGTCACCGTGTCGAGGCTCATCGACTGGAAGAGCGAGGCCGTCCGCGGCTTGACCGCGTTCTTGCCGGTCTTCGGGGTGCCCTCGGGGAGGATCTCCGTCACGTACGGCCCGTAGCGACCGTCCTTCGCGACGATTTCGTTCCCGCTGACCGGGTCCTTGCCCAGCTCGAACTCACCGCTCGGCTTCGCGAAGAGTTCCTCCGCGTACTCCGTGGTCAGCTCGTCCGGAGCCATGTCCTCCGGTACGTCGGCCCGCTGGT
This is a stretch of genomic DNA from Streptomyces sp. NBC_00536. It encodes these proteins:
- a CDS encoding ThiF family adenylyltransferase, which translates into the protein MLPVHVFDYVIHQVGRDIGRTRPEQGGALLGLRGRDVLTAFVHDARARVTQVEYRNTAWLLDEIGRMEGAGPVRFKGIVHSHPSGMPRPSRQDHREYGRTLDAVPDLGRYLAPIVTHDVTTPGERHELFTDTARISFFGAMWSERGVRLEPMRPVVVPLAGALRHAGLSWSDSFPVTCLVGGVPGVRVPLPPGRSGTPRHLFVTADFPVAPPLLLEEAGADGPHPELIVRELGWDPRIPDQDRLRESLGALGALEARTTAPGTGAPRVNGAGQPGRRTSSPSSPSPSPSTPEPVRGTAPAPLPAAREPLAPDSRPPDSFAQHGPYGPYVPQDPQAPLVPQAPLVPDVSLVPDVSEKPPPPSAPGPGRMRRLVYRTGIGRARAARAGLFARTQGLLSPALADTHVLLVGVGSVGSYLAEVLVRSGVGRLTLVDPDRVEPANLGRSLFGVRDIGRNKAKATARRLRKINPKLKVTVLAKDVASLDDHHWHQRISDARLVVAATDDNHAQQRLNHLSYFLRRPAVFIGLYDGAAGGEVVFTTPGSPCWSCATGGVRESLGELGHQPRTDYGTGRLYAVPGLLTDIQHLTAAAAKIVLALLHEGGGPERVGGFLTAPLRKNLSMALFAMEPDHWFFPRVLGEAPGQHAFQSIWLRTGRRPDCPVCGDPSLRSDPREYGGRAGDDAEVTRRQKRAFEQRHHR
- a CDS encoding DNA polymerase III subunit delta'; the protein is MPVWDDLVGQERVQTQLAAAARDADALVTADAAGVESATASKMTHAWLFTGPPGSGRSTAARAFAAALQCTSPDRALGGEPGCGFCDGCHTTVVGTHSDVEIVRTDLLSIGVKDTRDLVRRAQLSPAVGRWQVIVLEDADRLTEGAGNVLLKAVEEPAPRTVWLLCAPSLEDVLPTIRSRCRHLTLRTPSVAAVADVLVRRDGIEPEVAAAAARATQGHIGRARRLATDERARSRRAAVLKLPLRVDDVGACLKAAQELVDAAAEDAKQVAEEVDVKETEELRAAMGAAAGTGGRMPRGTAGVMKDLEDRQKRRRTRTQRDTLDLALTDLIGFYRDVLALQLGSGLAIANEEIRPDLDRVARASGPERTLRRIEGIIACREALDRNVSPLLAVEAMTMALRAG
- a CDS encoding serine/threonine-protein kinase, with the protein product MAEVWKAHDQRLDRMVVAKFLRVTDRGTHPALRFLREAKILAAIDDPRIVRVHDVDEARIDGSWHLYLITQYVEGQTLRALVPKGHRLAVAQALRWAAELCEALVPVHARDLVHRDIKPTNVMIRATGAGTRAGTGTPSGTGAGPAAPQDSLVLLDFGIARSYTLFGDLGYGAGVTGYAQLVGTPEYMAPECFLQEPIGPATDLYAVGCVLFEMLTGRQPYVAPDDYGALVSLHCRAPVPSVRALRPEVPPAVDHLVTRLLTKNPGERPADAREIAGLLRGLSVAVVPRPTVVIGPPTPPPPGPPPGPPADPAREVETRCNAVLESTDRDTEAATAERVRQLSDVLAFAHATLPADHRGIWLVVLHLAQALARAGRPAAAAERLAPVAARARQVLGADDQLAVVCALNLARYIGESGHPRPAAQHLLELRAAVSGVLAATDPKLSEIRYDQAHWLAAAGETQRAAAEFEALYADHWTAYGPDHPQTVRLRELIARTRA
- a CDS encoding alpha/beta hydrolase — its product is MDTSRLLRTTGTVIAAAGLLLSGCTSGSSGPRAAASSSGAASPKGPGTATGASPGASAEAPEPTATPAALAPYYAQKLKWRDCGAPGFQCSTMKAPLDYAHPGNGQDIEIAVSRKVATGPGKRLGSLLVNPGGPGGSGIGYLQAYAGIGYPAPVRAQYDMVSFDPRGVARSAPVDCLTGPRMDAFTQVDQTPDDAAEQAKLATAFKEFAAGCAEKSSRMLPHVSTVEAAKDMDVLRAVLGDEKLTYVGASYGTFLGATYADLFPSRVGRLVLDGAMDPARPALELNRDQTEGFETAFRSFAQDCAKQPDCPLGHGSPDEVAAQLKEFFRKVDAQPVASGDAARPLGESLATTGVIAALYDQAAWPQLREALQSALNGEGAGLLALADSYYERDANGKYANLMYANAAVNCLDQPPAFAGPQDVEKALPSFEKASPVFGAGLAWASLNCAYWPVKATGTAHRAQAKGAAPIVVVGTVRDPATPYKWAQALASQLDSGVLLTYDGDGHTAYGRGSDCIDTAINQYLLDGTPPQNGKKC
- a CDS encoding GNAT family N-acetyltransferase, whose product is MGERVVVREATSGDVEVAAGLFRGYLDFYEVTVADAGAAREFLAERMRNGESLVLLAEVEGGDGGGTVGFAQVYRTFSSLALRPMWVLSDLYVAPAGRRSGAGRALLRETLRRAREAGVSGVQLETAYDNHVAQGLYEAEGFVRDPFHVYFHDLG